One part of the Ornithodoros turicata isolate Travis chromosome 2, ASM3712646v1, whole genome shotgun sequence genome encodes these proteins:
- the LOC135383868 gene encoding neprilysin-1-like, whose translation METPMSLVPGKSSHRILGRTITEASKVTRQALIVVAIFSLCIIVIVAYVLGRNPGTRYSVCHSAACLDYSLLLRSAVDRAVDPCNNFYQFVCGTWDRNHEKSVLYEHRIAHINEIEAEALEYSAKKQNQTANEKAAKFYQSCMDIALRRQNGVPALKDMLKKGNITWPTVQEHTDLLRVMAYANIHWDCIPLLDISKYTLPDGTTGIRLLRSPFPSLWNDTRNEILQWGQYQTAVQVAHTVMTGVNSTVQFFTSFKIHEDRILTGLGNTLENSTRVAWNEDEFNQSTRAFSYQRWRDVFEEYFNIPQHQEMVVDLDSGYLRALDELMLELGEKALTSFFGWGILQQLGHLFHPDLASLVYGRRADADSTSGYRCLILVETYMGMAVTSLYTFKHIPESRYKAANAVLERIKARLNATFESPMKSNSSFTKTVFMESVNPFEPFVSSNVESLNIVYRSLPDFGDTLATNLEQAIAAWRLRRTHGVPQGDVYLDDLRYFELYKVDKKALIIRPPMVVQFVFADLASTGLQYGGLGSFVSRSYLQALHATAEDRHHIINERECLDKLAPYRGVKENEEQIYYDVLSLPLTWSAFISARSGKEERLSNLLEFSEYQLFFLIYCHLRCTGAEQKDPAVCNFPLLAFPMFSTTFHCTGLSDYTCYR comes from the coding sequence GAAACTCCAATGAGCCTAGTGCCAGGAAAAAGCTCGCATAGAATTTTAGGAAGAACGATTACAGAAGCATCTAAGGTAACACGACAGGCATTAATCGTCGTTGCGATTTTTTCACtttgcatcatcgtcatcgtcgcCTATGTTTTGGGAAGAAATCCGGGTACCAGATATTCCGTCTGCCACTCTGCGGCCTGTCTAGACTACTCTCTGCTCcttcgaagcgccgtggacCGTGCTGTCGACCCTTGCAACAACTTCTATCAATTTGTTTGCGGCACCTGGGATAGGAACCATGAGAAGTCTGTTCTCTACGAACATCGCATCGCGCATATAAACGAAATTGAAGCAGAAGCCCTCGAATATAGTGCAAAGAAGCAGAATCAGACTGCGAATGAGAAGGCTGCGAAGTTCTACCAGAGTTGCATGGACATTGCATTGCGTCGTCAGAACGGTGTCCCAGCGCTGAAAGACATGCTAAAGAAGGGAAACATCACGTGGCCAACTGTACAGGAACACACTGACCTGCTGCGCGTAATGGCATACGCTAATATTCATTGGGATTGCATTCCTTTGTTGGACATCAGCAAATACACGCTGCCGGATGGTACTACCGGGATTCGTTTATTGCGTTCGCCGTTTCCTTCACTCTGGAATGACACAAGAAATGAGATATTGCAATGGGGCCAGTACCAGACGGCTGTTCAAGTAGCGCACACAGTTATGACGGGAGTGAACTCTACAGTGCAGTTTTTCACGTCTTTCAAAATACATGAAGATCGGATATTGACAGGCCTAGGAAACACACTCGAAAACAGCACTCGTGTTGCCTGGAATGAGGACGAATTTAATCAAAGCACCAGGGCGTTCTCTTACCAACGCTGGAGGGATGTATTTGAAGAATATTTCAATATCCCACAGCATCAAGAGATGGTAGTGGACCTGGATAGCGGATATCTCAGGGCTCTGGATGAACTTATGCTTGAGCTTGGAGAAAAGGCGCTGACATCGTTCTTTGGCTGGGGAATACTGCAACAGCTCGGCCACTTATTCCATCCCGATCTGGCTTCTCTTGTGTACGGCAGACGAGCAGACGCTGATTCTACCTCAGGCTACAGATGTCTCATCCTCGTTGAAACCTACATGGGAATGGCAGTAACATCTTTGTATACTTTCAAGCATATTCCCGAATCGCGGTACAAAGCAGCGAATGCGGTTCTTGAACGCATAAAAGCACGGTTGAACGCAACCTTTGAAAGTCCAATGAAGTCGAACTCTTCCTTCACCAAGACTGTCTTCATGGAATCTGTGAACCCGTTTGAACCATTCGTCAGCAGTAACGTTGAAAGCCTAAACATAGTTTATAGGAGCCTGCCGGATTTCGGCGACACGCTGGCTACGAACCTGGAGCAGGCTATCGCAGCGTGGAGATTACGCCGTACCCATGGTGTTCCACAAGGTGATGTCTACCTGGACGACTTAAGATACTTCGAGCTATACAAGGTGGACAAGAAAGCACTGATAATTCGGCCACCGATGGTCGTACAATTCGTATTTGCTGATCTTGCTTCTACAGGACTACAATACGGAGGTCTCGGATCGTTCGTATCAAGATCGTACCTTCAAGCATTGCACGCCACTGCCGAAGATCGTCACCACATAATAAATGAGCGGGAATGCCTCGACAAGTTAGCGCCCTATCGAGGAGttaaagaaaatgaagaacaaATATACTACGATGTTCTATCCCTGCCCCTTACGTGGTCAGCGTTCATCTCTGCACGCAGCGGAAAGGAAGAAAGACTTTCGAATTTGCTCGAGTTCTCTGAATATCAGCTATTTTTTCTCATTTACTGTCATCTTCGATGTACTGGCGCAGAACAGAAGGATCCCGCAGTGTGTAACTTTCCATTGCTTGCTTTTCCCATGTTCTCTACTACATTTCACTGTACCGGACTAAGCGATTACACTTGCTATAGATAA